The nucleotide sequence AAGAGGTTAATAAAAGAGGGATTGTGGCTCTTGACCTGGCCCAAGAAATAGGCTTGCAAACCGGTGACCGCATCATAAAGGTGAATGGCCGTGAATACCAAAGGTTCCCTGAAGTGCTTAGCGCTGATGTGCTGTTGACTTCTGGAAGCTATTATACCGTGCTTCGAAATGGTGATACGGTTCATGTAGAAATCCCTGACGATTTTGTTGGAAGGCTTTCAGATCGTAAAGACCAATTTATTATGCCTATGTATCCTTTCGATGTAGGAAGGGTGGTGGATGGTACCCCAGCAGATCAGGCAGGTTTGCAGGAAGGTGATCAAATTGTGCGGGTTGGCGAGCATGAAATTAATTATTTCCATGAATTACAGGCTGTTTTAGGTGATTATGCTTCTAAGGAAGTTGAAGTAGATGTCGTAAGAAATGATGAGAAGCAAACCCTTTCTGTTAAAGTCGATGAAAATGGTAGAATAGGTTTTGTCCCTAGAGACCTTCTTGAAAAAGAAACCCAGTATTATAGTTTGGGAGAGGCTATTCCTAAAGGTACGCATGATGCATTTGCTGTAATAACCAATACAGTAAGAGGTTTCAGTAAAATCTTTAGAGGTGAAATCGGTGCCAGCCAATCTATCAGTGGGCCTATTGGTATTGCAAGAGAGTTTGGCGGACAATGGATCTGGCAAAAATTCTGGATTCTAACAGGACTGCTTTCTATGGTTTTGGCATTCATGAACTTCTTGCC is from Cytophagaceae bacterium ABcell3 and encodes:
- the rseP gene encoding RIP metalloprotease RseP, with product MEALIMAGQLLLALSILVGVHEAGHMFAAKAFGMRVEKFSIGFPPKIFGFKYGETEYSIGAVPLGGFVKISGMIDESLDTDKMSSEPEPHEFRAKPAWQRLIVMMGGIIVNIITGIFIFIMVTYYYGEEYLTAEEVNKRGIVALDLAQEIGLQTGDRIIKVNGREYQRFPEVLSADVLLTSGSYYTVLRNGDTVHVEIPDDFVGRLSDRKDQFIMPMYPFDVGRVVDGTPADQAGLQEGDQIVRVGEHEINYFHELQAVLGDYASKEVEVDVVRNDEKQTLSVKVDENGRIGFVPRDLLEKETQYYSLGEAIPKGTHDAFAVITNTVRGFSKIFRGEIGASQSISGPIGIAREFGGQWIWQKFWILTGLLSMVLAFMNFLPIPALDGGHVVFLLYEMVAGRKPSDKFLENAQKVGMVILLSLMVFAFGNDIIKIFT